In Tiliqua scincoides isolate rTilSci1 chromosome 12, rTilSci1.hap2, whole genome shotgun sequence, the genomic window CTTTTTCCCTTTCTGGAAGGTGGGGGCCTCGCTCCCTGGCATCCAGTCACTTGGCACTTCCCCAGTTCTCCATGAGTTCTTAAAGAAGAGTTTGAAATGTTCTTTGCATTATGCAGCCCTATCTCCAGGCACGGATCCAGACATCTAGTGTGAGCAAagactctggtcctccagagggcTTCACTGacattctcttcctctctctcaggGCTCTCTTTGACTATGATCGCACTCGGGAcagctgcctgcccagccaggGACTCAGTTTTTCTTACGGGGACATCTTGCACGTGATCAATGCCTCTGATGACGAGTGGTGGCAGGCAAGGCTTGTGACACCTCATGGAGAGAGCGAGCAGATTGGAGTCATCCCCAGCaagaagaggtgtgtgtgtgttctgggagCAGGaccccctgctgctgccactgcctcctagTCATGTCCACTGTGGCCAATCTGTGCGCCGCTCTCTTTTGATGGTGCCAGGAATGACCTTCTAAACATTGCCCAAAAGGGAGTGGCAGTGAGTGGCTTTGGCCCTTGTCGTTAAACAGAAGTGTCCCCCTCTCGTGCCCAGCTAGGCAGGGAAAGTGCtgcccctcccttgccccattccaGGCACGAACTTCCATGCAAGCCATCTTGGAAGAGAGGGGGGCAGGCGAGGATCAGTGTGGGACTGAATTTGTACTTGGACATTGGAACTTCTTCTTTCTCTTGATGTGTGCTCAGAGTGGAAAAGAAGGAAAGGGCACGATTGAAAACGGTGAAGTTCCATGCCCGGACCGGAATGATAGAGTCCAACCGGGTAAGTGCTGGTCAAGGGGGTGGTGGGTGGCTGGTGTGGGAAGGGTGATGATATTGAGTGCATCCCCTCCAAGGTGGAACAACACCTAGTCCGGTTCAGGTGAGAGTGGAAATGATCTTGTGGGCTTTGTAGGGTGAGCTTCCTAGAAAACCCTCTTGAGGACGCATCAGCTGTGATTTGCCCTTAGAGAAACAAGTGCACCTGCAGCCTTGCCCTGGtgtcctggcagattctccacAGGAGCTATGGCTGGTGGCTGACCCCAGACTCGCTAGAGTTCAACTCGGGACTTTCAAAATGAGGAGATGGAGAATGGCGGAGTCCGAAAAAGAGCAGAGGGGGTCTGCCAGGGACGCTTCTGACTGTGCTGCCTTGGCCGTGAGGGACACGTCATGGTTGCCAGCTGTGGGAATGCCGACTGGCTAGTCATCCTCCACCATTCCTAAACCCATTTTTCTCTGCATTTAATTTTCCTCTTACATTCCCGTTTGCGTGTAATGTCCATGATTTCATTTGAGGGGTGGCTTCCCTGACACTGATCACCATTGTCTCTTCATTTCAATTTTTCTTGCATGCTTTAAACTCCattgtttgttctttttctttttgtgttttttgttttgtttctttctgccCCTCCTTCCATCTTCCATCTTCTCCACAGTCGATCAAAACGAAACGTAAAAAGAGTTTCCGCCTCTCTCGAAAGTTCCCATTTTACAAGAGCAAAGAGAACATGACCCAGGAGAGCAGCGGACAGGAACGTAAGTAGCAGCTGCCCTGCTCAGCACTCGGCTTGGGAGGCTCCTGTGGCTGCGGTGGGCGAGGAGTGGCCTTCTGCCTCTGAGGCCCGTGCAGCTGGAGGCCTGGCAGACCCTGGCATGAAGGTCACCTTTCCCCCAGGTGTGTTGAGGCAGTgctcagcccccaccccccagacaAGATGTAGTCTTGAGTTGGAGTCACCACTGGTGCGGGCCTTGTTGCTCCTGGCAATTCCCAGTCTCCCGTGAATCTGTCTTCCTTgctctccctgcctctgctgtCCGACCGCTCTTGAAATTCTTGCCCTTTGGTGTGGGGGTCTGCTGGCTCTGGAACATTCTCCTTGTCCTCACATCTTGGGGTATCAACCCAGCCTTTTTCCTTCCCTGCTATCAGTAGGTAAAGCCTGGGCAAGAGTGAGATGTGGATCTGACCAGCCCTTTAGGGAAGAGTGGACCGAGTGCAGGCTCTAGGGCAGTGGGGAACTCTGCCCTGCCCCAGGGTGCAGCTTCGTTGGGCTAGATGGGCAAATAACTGCACACAGATTATTTGTGTTTCCCAGGGCTGTATCCAAAGAGAGAGTCCTGACTAAGCAGCACTGAAATTGAGGGAGACGAAGTGGTGGTGATGATCTTGTCCTTTGAAGTTCTGTGGGGAGTTCTGTCTGGAGTCATGTTTATTGGATAAGCGTGTGTGGCAGCGTGTGGCTCCCTTTGGGCTCCTAAAGCATTGTTCACTCCTCTTGCTGAGGTCACACAGCCTGGGAGCCCTTCGATGATTTCATTGGTTTGAGTGCAGCAAAGCGCCAAGAGCCCAAGTGCCAGCAGCAAACACTGAATGTGTTGGAGCCAGAGGTGGGGATCTGGAAGTGCCCCATGGCAGGTTCTGAAGGCTCTTGAAGAGGATTTCCACAATACACATTCAGAACTTCCCAGGCTGTACTCTCTGTGGAGCAGGGCCAAATCCGTTCTTTCCCCATGTTGCGCTCATACTGGCCACTGTAGTCAACAGTGCAATAGACGGGGGTACTGCTACGCAAGGTCTCTTTCAAGCTGGTGCTGGTTACTGGGACCAGCACATTTCATTCCTACAGCTGCCTGGCAGCCTCAGGAAGTTGTTGTCATGAGAACAAAGAACTTAGATGGGCGACCCCTGAGGACTGAAAAGTCTGGGGTCCTGCCCCTCTTACCTCTGTTTCCCCAGCAGCTGTGGGGCGGGGGATGCTTTTGCTCTTATCTGTACCTGTGACATTGGTGCTGGAAGAGGTCTTTACCTGATGCTGGAGCTGAAATAGCTGAGCAGTGTGGTGGTCCCAGAAAAAACTAGGATCACCTTAGGTACTGGAATGTATTGGAACGTTGGCCTCTGGGAGAGAGCCTGGGTGCCTGCAGGTGCAGAGCAGACGTGTTGGTCAGGAGCTTTAACTTCACTTGCTGTTGTAGCTGTCAGCCATTCTGCACTCCTGTCACTAATGCTCTCCTGGCTctgtctctcttccccctctctttctctccccccttctctctccttttcctctcccccttctggctggctgtgaatcaggacttccctgggtTAAGTGACGATTATTATGGCGCAAAGAACCTGAGTAAGTGGAATTTCACAGCACACGATCACTTTCCGTTGTCAGCATACATGTGGCTGTGCCCAGAGCAGCCACGTGTCCCCTGCACCTGGCCGTGCTGTGGCTGCTTACCACCTGACCCAGCCACTTAGCAGCAGGTGTCCAGCAGGCTTTCTGAACCTGTCCGTGGTGGACAGCTCACCCCCGAGTGCAGTGAGGCCTTTCATAGAAGAGCCCAGGACCTCTTGCATGACTGTTGCAAGTGAGTGATGGGATGGCCCTGAGCTCTGCCTAGTCAGTGTGGTCTGGGAGTCCTCTTCTCCCACAGAGTAGCCTTGGGGGTAGCCCTGGCTCTGGTGCCTCTGTCTTGACTTCCCCTGCCTGGTttgccttttccttctctgtaGGCTTCAGTGGCAGGACGGTACCTTTGGGACTAGGAAAGGGAGGCAGGCTAGGATCAGAGCTGTGTGTCTGTGCTTCAACCCTGCTTGTACCTGGGCTGCTCTCTGTAGACCTGCTGAAGTTGAGCTGCTAAGGgaggctgggtgtgtgtgtttccagaAACAAGACCAGCTGGAGATCTGGGAATGGAATCTTTTTGTTTGCctctaaagtgggggggggggcaagctgcCTCAAAGAGTGCACCAGACTGTAGTGTGGTGCGTGCCCAGAGCATGTCCCTAGGTGTCTGTCCGGCTTGCCCTTGCACCAGTcttctcccattccctttctGGCATTATCAGCTTTTTATGACTGTCCTGACCTCTTGTTCCATCTGTATATACTGAATCTGGTTGTCTGTCTTGATTGCAGAGGGCGTGACATCAAATACCAGTGACAGTGAAAGCAGTTCCAGTAAGTATATCCTCCTTCACCCCCCTTTCCCAGGTTGCACTGCTTGCCTAACTCCCAGGGTTGCCTGCTTTGAACTCAGGGCTTCAGCTACGCCTTTCAAGGCCAGAGGGGTTGGGCCACCATTTGACCAGTATTGGAAGAATCCAGTGTTGCTGCAAGTCTAGTCTCACGCAGGaagcctggcctagatgccctctTCACCGTGATATGCTGTGCAGGCTTGAGCCTGTCTGCTTCCCTTCTTCTGGATTGCAATGAATGGCAACAGGATCTTGTTGTCTTcattgctccctggggcatctagTAGGCCACtgagagagacaggaagctggattagattagcctttggcctgatccagcagggcgctTCTGATGCTTTTTGTGGCCTGTCTTTTCCCTTTGGTCGCAGAGGTTCAGACCCCGAAGTGACAAGGAtgcttcacagctgctgcttggTGGAGCTCCTGCAGCAAGTACAGCTTCACAGGTTGACTCTTTCCTTTTCACTCTTTCAGAAGGGCAGGAGGACACAATTCTGTCATATGAACCGGTGACGCGGCAAGAAAGTAAGTCGACCTGCCCCCCAGTGAGCAGGGTGCAGCTCAGAAACGAATTCAGCTCTGGGGTGCCTCGGACTCTCCCTGTGTGCCTGGGTGGGGGCTTCTGGTGTGCGGAGCGGAGGCTGCGCTGCAAGGCTCTCAGCGTTGGGCTCTCTTTGCAGTTCACTATGCGAGGCCAGTCATCATTCTGGGACCCATGAAGGACCGCGTCAATGACGACCTCATCTCCGAGTTCCCGCACAAGTTTGGCTCCTGCGTGCCACGTAAGCGAGTAGCCCTGCTGTCTGTCTAGAGCTCctgcagcagaggaagagggcgCATGCTGGcctgcctcagaggctcagtgcaTGTGAGGCATTCTGCAGAGCTAGAGTGAACAAATTCAAGGATAGGTGGGGGTATCTTCTAGCAGAGCCACAGCCGTAGATCCTACACTTTGACCACAGTTTAGAGACTGCCTGAGAAGGGTGTGGTGGTCAGGGAGGGGTGGCATTCCTGATTCCCTGGAAGGTGGGGCCTCTTGCTTGGCAGCATATCCAACTGGTTAGAGCCTGCTTGGCTGTGCGGCCTCTTGGTCTGGAGAAAGGGGGATTCTGGGTCCAAAAGGGAAAACTACTGCTGTCCACAACCCAACAGAAAGACCTgatcctggcctgttgcattttcTTCCAGACACCACCAGGCCTCGGCGTGAGAATGAGGTGGATGGGCAAGACTATCACTTTGTGGCGTCCCGAGAGCAGATGGAGAAGGACATCCAAGACAGCAAGTTCATTGAGGCTGGGCAGTTCAATGACAATCTCTATGGAACCAGCATTCAGTCTGTGCGGGCAGTAGCAGAGCGGGTAAGTacctcctgggccagttcccCAGCGCCTGGGGCCAAGGTTCATGGGCTGCACAGTGCCAAGGGAATCTGCTCTAGCCGGGTTTGGGGCACCTGCCAATGCTGCCATGCCAGGCTTTTGAAGTGACTGCTCCCATGTCCAGCAAAAGAACCAGTAGCAAGTGCACCCCATGGTCTAAAAGCCTGGCATGAAATCTCTACCTGCCCATTAACTGGTGGGGACGACGAGTGGGTGTGAATACAAATGATAAAGCTTGTTGAGTGTTCTGAAAGTTGGGAGTACTGTAGAAAACCTTGGTGACAGCCAGTGACCTGCCCTCTTCCAGGGGAAGCACTGCATCCTTGATGTGTCTGGCAACGCGATCAAGAGGCTGCAGCAAGCACAACTGTACCCAGTGGCCATTTTCATCAAGCCAAAATCCATCGAAGCACTCATGTAAGTAGAGTGGAGtctgggagagaggcaggcaagCCAGCCTTGGGGGCTGTTGGAGTGAGGCTGTGGCCGCCCCATGCAAGGGAGGAACAGCCTCTGTCTCTGGTTTTCTCCTCTGAGTGGAGAGAGGTTCCAGCAACAGGGAGCTTGTTCCTGAGAGTGCTAGATCTTGGTTGACAGCAATGGTGGGATTAGGGAGGGAATACTTAGTAGTAAAACTGCCCGGCTCCAGGGGCTGATAATGTGGGGCTTCCCAGAGGGAGAGAGGCCTGGGGCTGGTTTGCTGGCCTCAGCAGCTCTTCCCAAGCGGATTGTATCTGACCTGGTGATGAGAGCTGGGGTTTGCACAAGGCAGAAAAAGGCTCTCTGGCTTCTTGGTACAAGAGTCCTCCCCCCCACAAGCTGCAGCAGAGCATGTTCCAGCTTCACATGCTTTAGATTGTGGTGGGaaatgtgtgtgggcctgtgCCTTTGCACTGAGGTTTTTGTCATCTGACTGGCAGGGAGATGAACCGAAGGCAGACGTATGAGCAAGCCAACAAGGTCTTTGACAAAGCCATGAAATTGGAGCAGGAGTTTGGAGAGTATTTTACAGGTGAGGATTGTTTTACTGCCCCTGATTGTTGGACTGGTAAGGACCCAAATAATATGTATAGTGGGGGAAATGTCTGGGTTCCCTGGAACTGAAGAAGTGTCCTGGCTGTGATCCTCTGGGATTTTAAAAATGCCGGCCAAGTTTTGAAAGAGTGGGGGAAAGAGTGATCTTGCTGACTGCGCTGccacctgctgctgctccccaagTCCGGCACGAGCATTGCAGGCCCTGCCCAGAGCCCAACTCCGTCACTTGGGAGAGCCTCTGAAAAGAAATAGTTGGCGCTGGGTTATGGTGGAGGTCAGGACTGTTTCCAGTGACCTGCCCGTCCAAGGAGGCAACCCTGAGGGACAGTCCCaggacctgccctcttctccAGTTGGTTTCAGACAGTGCTGAGAGTTCTTGCTAGGTGTGTTGCAGAGTGAACGGAATTGGGGAGGGTGTCCCAAGGGGACAGACAATGCAAGATCAAAATAATGTGCATCAGGGCTGCTGGCGGTTTCCAGAGTTAAAACAGAAGCCCATTTTGGCTCTGCCACTGTTGGTGTGGGATCTGAAACTTTCTGCTTTTGGTCCAGTGCCACAGAAACAGAGGAACGAAGACTTGAAGTGGTGCGTGGCTTGAGCTGTGTGCGATTCCTGACTGAGGGACAGGTTCATGCTCTAGAGTTTGAAGGGCTCAGCGGGTGTTTAGTCTCCTTCATGTTTGTAAGGAACTCTGTTCTTTTGTCTCTTCCTTGCAGCCATTGTACAAGGAGACTCTCTGGAAGAGATTTACAGCAAAATCAAACAGATCATAGAGGACCAATCTGGGCATTATATCTGGGTCCCGTCCCCTGAGAAACTGTGAAGTTCCCATTCTCCAATCAACTTGTGAGAAGATCAGagacccctcccccagccctctgCCCCAAGGGGGGAGCGTGAAGACCATCCCTATCCCTTTTTTAGATGGTTGACAATGAGTTTTCTAGTCCTGTTTTCTTTTTGGGGATGGACCAATCTCCTTCATCaagtgactgcccccaccattCCTGCATGGACCTTCCTGCTGCTCCCTTAGAAATGGAAAGAAACCCCATTTGAGAGttttgtgtgttcttttttttcctaaagaaaaAATTATGATCTGCCGTTGAAATCAAGAAGTGAAGACAGGAGGTGGCAGCTGAGGACTGGCACAAGGAGCTGTCCCGGCAAGGGACTTGGACAAACAGTGCCCCCGCCAGAGATGCCAAGGAGGGACTgtggcagcctggggcagctttTCCAAGAATGCAGTGATCACCCAGCACTGTGACTGAAGGAAGGCAACAGAATGCATTTATTTATCTGTATATgtaatttatatataatatatatattatatatatggacTAGAAAACATGAGGGGCTGCTCAAAGTGGTACTGTGTTAGTGCTAGAATTGTATTGCTGCCATGTCTCGACCACTGGGCACGGAAAAGTGTTGCGCCCAGGGGCAAACATTGTGGCACCAAGTGTGTCTTGGGTGCTGCTCAGTGGCTTTCCAAGAATGGAGAAGCTGGTGCTGCGACTCTGGAGCAAGCGGAGGACCCAGAACTACAAGTGAAGTTACAGCAGTTTTGAGTACGAGAAAGCAAATTGGATAATGCTACATATGACTTGCACATTGTTTTATGTCACCGGATGTGTTTGCATGAgaggtttcttttttgtttttgttttttttaagctggtGTTAAACCAAAATCATGTTTGTGTTGGTGTGTTGGCTTTTCATTATTCCAAGCTTTTGATTTTAATAACGAACTGAACGGGTATACAATCCAGTTTTTTAACTTATTTTTTAAGATTGTTCCATTGTAAATAGACTCCAGACCCAATCTACGGACATGTGGAATGAGCACACCAGCTGTTCTGTGTTGCGATGGGGTCACTTCCCTGTAGAGAGACTAAAGCTCTGTCCCACTGACTTGTTCTGTCTGGTGGAAGAACATCGCATTCCAGGTGGTTAGAGGCTGGAAGAAACAGCAGACAACAGGAAGAGAAGTTGTGTCTTGGAGAGACTCACTCGTGCAGCCACAGCATGGAATCTGGGCTGACTTCTCTGGGAATCAGCAGAGTTGTGTGCACATCATCAGGGCTCAACCAAGACAAAGGTCTTCCCCATCTGTACAATTTCTGCTGCAGAGATGGGTCCCTGCCCTCCTCACTACCAACCTGTTTGCAGTTCTTCGGTCAGAGACGTGCAGGTGGGATTCTGTGAGGCACAGACTGTTAGTCTTCCATGGACTGAGGCAGCTGCTTTGGGGAAGCCTTGAGATGTGCCCTTCTAAGTCATGTGTGTCGGTGTGTAAACTGGTTACAAGAGTTTCTTGTTCAATGACTGAACACGAAAGCAAGTTTGATCAGAAAGTGCTGGGAGGGAATTCAAGCATTCCTAGTTTGGTACAATTCCCTGCCTGttgggcaaagggagggggagttCTCACTTTATAGTCTCGCCTCTGCCCCCCCAAGCTTGAAGCAGATAATTGTACACTTTGGATTTCCATGGAGTGAATGGCTGTTATGGGAGGAGAGCTGAGTGTTCCTGATCCTAGTGAGTCCTACAGTGAGTAGGACCAGGCCTGATTGTGGCAGGGTGATGCTGCCCACTCCATAGCTGGTAGGTAGCTGTGTCATTCATTCAGTGTGATTTGTGCACGGGCCTTGTTAAATATGGGTGAACTCTGTCCTCTTGCGGAGATTCAATCTGGTAAATGAGAAGCCATTTCCATGTTGGTTGGTGTTGCAAGAAGCTTCAAGTGGAACTTTGGTAGTGCTGGAGCTGCTGCCTGCTGGTGGGACTGCCAAGAAAGATGAGGAAGCTGCTGCCATGTATGAGTCCCTGGAGGAGGAattgttgctgcctccctctgtTCAGCTGGTGCTGCAAGTCCTTTCTATACATAATAGAAGCAGCTTCTGAGGCGGCTAGTCTCCTGGTTCCAACTCCTTTCCTTTTCTAATAGCCGGTCACCTTGTCTTCTAGGCCCATGGAGGAAAGGCCTACGTACTCCATGGCATAGCTGAAAGTATCAATCATGACACTAGTTGGTCTACCAGTGTTTCTTCCAAGGAgacatatatttttaataaacagaACGTTGCAATGAGCTCTCACCTGGCAAGTGATTTTTTTGGGTGGGCGCCACTTGAAGCATTGAATCTTGGGAGGCAGTCATGATAGTCAATACACCTCTCAACACGCCAGCAATGGGCAAGTGAAGTGGGCAAGCCTCTAAAGCCAGGCTTGGAAATGTGGAATGCTGAAGGTTAAGGACTAGAAGTGTCTTTCTCATGGGAGATTGCAGGTGGTTCCCACTCTGAATTCAGAGTGAGCAAACCATGCGTGGTCCACAGACCTCTGAAACAATGCTGCCTTTTCTAGGCCTCTGGGTAGTGCATTATTAATGCACTGAAGATTGCAGCACAGGTTTGAATTTGCTGCCTTCCTGTTAGGTGTTGAGGTGAATACAGTACAACTACCAAGTGGCAGTTTACTGGTCTATGTGTAACCCATTGGTGCCAGTTGTCTTTTAATGGTCTGCCAAGTGCTAGGGAGAATTTTTGTCACATGGCTACCCCTGGTGAGAAGCCTTCGACTAATCAACAGACAGAAAATGCTTGTGTTCACTTAGCAGGGTCTTGCACAGACCTGACTGTCAATTTGTTAGATGCCACAGTAAGGAAAGCTCTGGAGCTGGCTCATTCTTTTGCAGAACTTGAAAGCCTACAGGGTGAGCAACCCAAGCAAGCTGTTGCCTGATCACAGACAGTAGTTGGGAGTGAGAAGCAGCTGTGACAGAGGATCCAGaacaaactgtgggttaggagtTCAGTGTTGTTAAATTCTCCCTTGTGGTGGCCTTAATAACAGCCAAATGGATCACATTTAGTACTTGTAGGGAAAGAAAAGGGATTTGGTCAACCAAGGCTAGTAGACTATTTACCACTTCAGCATAGCTGCAGATCTATAGGGCACTGTGTCTCCTCTCAAAGGGGACTTCAAGGCAGCATACAACATGTTAGAATCCAACAAAAAGCTGTGTGCCCAAAAGAAcccattgggggggagggaagcatagAAACCACCAATCAATTTGGGAAGAATGAAATGCCCGTTTTATTAATGAGGTGACCAAATATTgacggggggggggtcaaggggaATGGAACTGCATAATCTGGGGGTTGTGACCAAGAAGGCCCTTGTCTTGTAAATGTCAAATTCTTCATCTGAACCATGCCAACTAAAGTGCCTACAGAGTATGTATCTTTAAGGACTGTATTGCTGAGCAAGGGGAAAGGAAGATGATATTTGCAGTTATCAAAGCACTGGTGTGGTGCAAAAATGCAGTGACCACTGATTTCCCTACTGCTGTCTGTCACAGCAAATGACTGGAGCCACTGGTTCTGGTTTGCATGTGTCAGCGTCGAGTTGCATTTTTGCTTCTAGCAAAGGGAAAGAGAAGTTATGCAAGCTGATAAATATTTACATGGGGAGAATAATGGGGCGCATGAAGGTTGGAACTATTTTATTGTTCACAGTAACCTCATTGTGTAGAACAAGCCTCTTCGGCAAGCTGTCCCTGCTTCCACGAGAGGCAGCGCTGTGTTTTGCGGGGGTGTGCAATACAGTTTCTTGCCAGCAAATGCTGCCTCCAACTTGGTTGTGGGATCAGGTATGCACTTTTGTGTTCTCCCACTGCAGTGGTTGCTGAATCCTGGCATCACACCAACTGGCCTTGGTGGCTGTCACTCCTCTTTGGGAAGGAATCCCTGGACTCGGTCCAGCTTGTCCAGCACCTCACTATAAAGGCTAGTCATCTGTGGGCAGAAGGCACTGTTACCAGACAGCAATATCCTGCACTGGAGGGTGGGGAGCGAGACTTGGCTGATTCATAGTTGGAATCAGATTTTTGGGGAATGTGCAGAAAGAATTCTTGAGGTTAGCCATGATTATCCTACAGAGTGCTTCTAGGGCTACAGCTAAGGCCGATTGGTATGTGGGCAACACTGAAAAGCAGGGTTATTGTGTGGTGTTTGACACACTCTGCTTTTAGATGCCTGACTGTTCTGGTGTGATTTAACACCAAGTAGATAACACACCTGAGATTAACTTCCCTATTCTGAGCTGTAGCCCAGCACACTTCTCTCTTACAGGTGTCATGCCTGCCTTGCAAATGACAAAGAGCCTATTGTGGAAGGGTGGCTCCTTCACAGAAGTACAGGTTCCTGCCACAAAAGCATCTGCCACTATAAGCCTCCCCTCTGCACCCTTTGACTAGATGCCATTTCACTATCCCTTGGCATCCAGTCTTCCAAGAGCTGGTCTCCGCACCTGGCTCTCATAGCTGCTCTTCAAGGCTCCCAGATGTGTCAGGAAGCGCATTCCCAGGCCACACCACTGCTCTGCCTCCTTGTACTTGCTGGCACAGTACTGGTAGATGCCGGTGTTCCAAGCTCTGGTCATGAGCCAGAGGATTTCCACCTCTGGGTAACTGGCCTGTATCACCTGCCAATGAGCGGGAGGGCATAACAGAGGTCAGGGATTTCATGCAAGGCCAGGCACAGAGATTGCTCAATGGCTACTGGACCAATGAAGGGCAATAACATTTCAGGCTCTTGGCACAGGCAGCAGGCAAGGAGAGGTTTACTTACCAAGTAAAGGGAATTGCTTGTGATGGCTAAAACACTATGTAAACAGGGAAAACCCTGCTAGCTAGCCAGGAATTCCCAGACCAACTGCCTGGTCTGCAGCTGCCCTcactgcatttgaggaaaagaAGTACCCTCCTGTCCAACTCACTGCACTGTCCAAAATGCTCAGAGCATCCTCAAAGTAGCCccgtgctgcatccagtgcacacACGTCTGCTTCGATCATGCCTGAGGGCAGAGAAAGGTGGACCAAGCTGTGCAGGCATTTGCTGAGGAACAACAGAAAAGAGAATGCAAGCTCAGAGTGTATGTTTGCCAGACTAATCTGCAAAGCAACCAGACACGTGGAAACTAGCTCCTAGCACCATATTAGGGTGCTTCTCTACAGTTATCAGTttgccacccctcccttccccacagcTAAGATCTGTGAAGCTTCATGAACAGGGAAGCGGAAAGCAGAGAATCTTTTCCTAAACTTTTGCTGAAGGAACAGTCTTCAAAGGGTCATAATGAAATGCAAATAGCCTCCTGTAATGGTGCTTTCTTAACTAAGCAGGAAAGGTAGTTCACAGTCTAACCCTGAAGACACCTATTTAGTGGGGTCAATGAGGCTGATGCCAGTGGGACACTCACAGGAGAGGTGGGAGCATGGCTGGTGAAGGAAAAGGGGCCAGAACTGCTGGGAGGATTCCAAGGGGCTGAAGCGTGTCCcagtgccgctgctgctgctccccccccccagcatttcacTTGTAACAAGCTTCCCATCTCTAAAACAGCTGGCCAGATGCTGCAAAGCTGGTGGGATGCATCACCCCTAAGCCAGCCTCACTCCTCCCCAATGCAAGCAGGTACCTGAACTTGACTGTGTCAAGGGGCTCCTGTTTCCGGAGAAGAGTCAAGACCATCTGGAGGGCCTTCTTACACACTGAGGGATAGTGAGCAGGGGGCTCCATGGCCAATGCTTGAGAAAGGAGAGCACAGAGAACTGTCTGCAAAGTGCAACACTCTGTCTGTACACTAGATGGTGCTGCTGCACAGGAAGGGAATGGCCCAGGGCACAGCAACAGGGCAGAAGGCACTGCCTGCCCCAAATGTTGCCACATCTACTTGGAGACCACCACAACATATGGTGTCCATGTTGCCTCCTCTCAGCTCCTGCCCCACCCAATTCTTCTGTCTCATTGAAAGTTTGGCTTTCAAAGCCAAACTTCCATAAGGCAAGCTGCAGCTGTACCATGCACAGAGCACAATGCTGCATTTCTAGCGTAGAAGATGCTTGATGCAGGAACAGCTCACCAAGCTGCAAGGGTACATGGAACCACTTGACTCTTACCGCCAATGGCCTCCAGAGTCTTGATCTCCACTTCTGGCAGCTCCCAAACTTGGTCCAGCAACCCACCCACTGATGGATCATTCAGCTTGGCTCTGGCTTCAAATTCATAAAGCAGCAGTAGTGTATGTGTTGGGTCTTTAGGAAAATCACCTACTGCAGGGAAAGGAGCCTCATGTTAGCTGGCCCACTAAATCAACTTGCAAGACATACCTAGATTGGCCAGAAGGGtggccagatgtcataaccagaaaagaggacaaagtaggacattcaagaaaaacgTAGGACATGGCAaagtaaaagctaaaaacatataTTGAGTTCATGTGTTTAATGtgaa contains:
- the DLG3 gene encoding disks large homolog 3 isoform X3, which gives rise to MITVNVSSSLSWGKRPSRQQAMPRHKKDLREPRKITLHKGSTGLGFNIVGGEDGEGIFVSFILAGGPADLSGELRRGDRILSVNGVNLRNATHEQAAAALKRAGQSVTIIAQYRPEEYSRFESKIHDLREQMMNSSMSSGSGSLRTSEKRSLYVRALFDYDRTRDSCLPSQGLSFSYGDILHVINASDDEWWQARLVTPHGESEQIGVIPSKKRVEKKERARLKTVKFHARTGMIESNRSIKTKRKKSFRLSRKFPFYKSKENMTQESSGQEQGVTSNTSDSESSSKGQEDTILSYEPVTRQEIHYARPVIILGPMKDRVNDDLISEFPHKFGSCVPHTTRPRRENEVDGQDYHFVASREQMEKDIQDSKFIEAGQFNDNLYGTSIQSVRAVAERGKHCILDVSGNAIKRLQQAQLYPVAIFIKPKSIEALMEMNRRQTYEQANKVFDKAMKLEQEFGEYFTAIVQGDSLEEIYSKIKQIIEDQSGHYIWVPSPEKL
- the DLG3 gene encoding disks large homolog 3 isoform X4 codes for the protein MQTRQKPGCCPPPAASTGVRGWKREPRKITLHKGSTGLGFNIVGGEDGEGIFVSFILAGGPADLSGELRRGDRILSVNGVNLRNATHEQAAAALKRAGQSVTIIAQYRPEEYSRFESKIHDLREQMMNSSMSSGSGSLRTSEKRSLYVRALFDYDRTRDSCLPSQGLSFSYGDILHVINASDDEWWQARLVTPHGESEQIGVIPSKKRVEKKERARLKTVKFHARTGMIESNRSIKTKRKKSFRLSRKFPFYKSKENMTQESSGQEQGVTSNTSDSESSSKGQEDTILSYEPVTRQEIHYARPVIILGPMKDRVNDDLISEFPHKFGSCVPHTTRPRRENEVDGQDYHFVASREQMEKDIQDSKFIEAGQFNDNLYGTSIQSVRAVAERGKHCILDVSGNAIKRLQQAQLYPVAIFIKPKSIEALMEMNRRQTYEQANKVFDKAMKLEQEFGEYFTAIVQGDSLEEIYSKIKQIIEDQSGHYIWVPSPEKL